gCAGACGCGtaccttaaaaataagtttataacatgCACGAGGTGTTTTGCCCGTTTTTCCGTCGTTGTGGGCgaaattagtttttactttactttgaatgtaaaaatattattatgaaaaccaCGGATAATCGGAACGCGAATTTTGTTCGAGAAATACGTATACAAtcgtatacaaattaatgtttGCAGAGTTCTCGagtatagcataatatacctacgtatagcATCTCGGACCTATCGTTGTAGGCGAGTGATGCGGCGGCAATAACCGTGCGTAGTAACAGTTTCAGAAATTCTACTGAgacttttttatttccataacGATTATTCATTTCGTCGCGCGGAAACGACGTTttagaatattgaaaaaaaaaaatcgtggtTACACtgaacacaaataaaataatatcaatacgtGACATGATTATGTGGATTATATTACACTTAGTACACGGGAGTAAAAACTTTATGtctgtataaataaatcgcgtaacaataataatgacaataataataataataataagaagaataagaataatttcagTATGGACGCGTAGCGTTACTGGTAGACGTACTACATTATGACTTGTTCGCTACAACGGTTCGGTCGGCCGACTAATCGGTTTGGTCGCCCTCGGGGTCGGTGAATGCAGGTCTGCAGGTCCGGTCGGGACTCATCCGCATTCCTTCGGGGCACGATTTTAGCGGTGCCGTGATGATGGATCGGTCGTGAGTGGTCGTCTCCAGCTTCGGTTTCGGCGAAGTCGTCGCGGAAGCGTTTGTCGCCGGCGACGACTGGTACGGAGGAACTCGTCCTTCGGGTCGTTCGTCCGTCGTCGGTTTTGGCGGCGGGCGCTTCTGCGGTTGCTGAGACGGTCGCTGCGGCTGTTTGCCGCCCAGAAGAGTCGGATGCTTCGTCGTCGGTGGTCGCGGCGACCGGGGTTTTCCGTACGTGTAGATTACCGGAAATTTCGGCAACGGCGATTGCGGCAATTTAGTCAGTATCGACGACGGTGCGGAAGCTGCGGTGTTGCCCGGACTCGGTCCGGTCCCGCCACCTACCGCGGCCGCACGGCACAGCGCGATCGCCGCGATCACGGTCGCCACTGCCAACAAGTGGCGAGCGGATCCTGCACTATCCATGGCCGTCGGTCGTGTACTATTTACTACTGTGGTTTTTCGAACCGATTATATACCATACGCAATGGATTTCACGCGCGTGCGCGGGATGAGAAGAGTCGTATCCGTTCGCGAGACCGGTTCGGGTGACACTGTGCTGTGCGTGGTACAGTGGTGTTTGATTTTGcgctgacaaaaaaaaaaaaaaaataaaggtctTTGTCTTTTCTCCTACTCTTCCAAGCGCAACAACCGTCCGCGTCCCTCCACCCGAAGGCGATTAAATCGTTTCCACTGCAAACGTATGTTGtacctaacaatattatatgatcaCATTGGTAGCCATTTTATGTATCACGCGGCGTAGTGTATACAGAGCGAGTGCGAACCGTAcgcaaaaattttaaattccaacGCGATAACCGACCGTCGCCGTATGtggactattattattagacacatagtaaagtatatttattttatatattgcaatgtgtatacattatagtataaaggTATCTAGTGGCGTAATCGGGTAAAATATTAGGGGGGAGCGAGGgcaaattaatgtatttattaaaattgtaaccttgacctaatttattgattgtttGTACACAAATCTTATAACTCATTTAGAAACAAATCGCAGGTAGGCACCTTTAATAAATCGTCAAAAAACATGAAGTATAAATTCATTGAACAAAgtgataattttgtttaaagaaaataatgctACGAATGATGATAATTGTGTGATAATAAttcttgaaataatatttttgagttatttttgttacctAGATAAGACTGtaatgttgaaaattcatCAACGTGTTATACAATAggaaaaacgtaaaataaatgtactttatacaacaatttttctaagaaaaaaataatttcataaatgtttGTGAAATGCTAActgtattgattattttcgAAGGTTTATACATTTCAGCATAATAATACCTTTGCTTCCTGTAAAAACGTCGAGGTAGCAAATGCTTTCGCCTAAAATTACAACACTTTAGGTAGAATTCgaggttatttataatataagtaatgacCAGTCAATCGCCAGTGAcccatatatttacataaattatatgaaatttagGAAACCATCTCCTAAATAGTTCATTTATCTGTTCTTGTTTTTCTTTTCCGTTATATGTAAAAGTTAGGTTTTGACATTTATTCAACGAGCTAGTATCTGCATTATATGCctatatatcttattttaacatttcgtACTTCATTTCTCAGCCATTCACAATGCTCAAGCATCATACTGTATTATTCttagaatatttatgtttttttttttttatatcaatatagttTCCTGACTtgtgttcattttttaaaaccaatcattttgaatttatcaaaactacagatatatatgaaatatgtagcgacataaatttttacattatacacgaaatatttatttttaagtcaacttatacatttatatcttatttataagtacataaaagtCATCAATTTATGTTGTTCTTGGgtgtatttaacttttttaattatttaagtaacttTTACGAtagagtattatataaataatattatacgttggtaatataaaataattaacattactCCATTTTACGTTATCATTAacattgatgtattattttacgttatGGTCGTAAAGTTGTTTTAACTAATGGTGTATTTTGGTACAACGAAAACTTAACGAGCTCAGTTAGTGCAttagcaatattatttatttaaattactgctCGTATTgttgtaatgaaaaaaaaatctgtggggtttattgtaaattttacatGTCGAATCAGTTACCAAACATTTATAGCGAAAATAATGcatttgtgtatataataaacatatcatGACATGTATTATAGACGTTTAAAGTCAATGtagaaatatgtattgtattcttggacataatatagttaactttatatttatatacgcccaagttaaatatttaaatatattgtgttttttagtTAAGAGTAAAACTGTAAACACAGTAcgtttttctgtttttctgtttttaattttttttttttttgtatagtggTGTTTAATACACTTTTCTAAATGTCACAACGTTgtactttttcatttttcgaCGTGGTAGGGAAATggagtataaaaacaaattttccgCCTTGTATGTTAATACTAATGATTAATGGTACAAAACATCACATGGGAACCACCTTCCataccaaatttaataatccCATTTGCGTGGGTTTTTTTCTCTCTCTGCAATTTGAAACTttacaaatgaaatattttaatctgtgTATAGGTACTCATCATATGCATAACTGGGGCATCGgatcgaaaaaattatttcatataatatttttcagtgaTACTCGTATGTTGGTATACGCGTTTAGCAAGGTATTCAAcgaaagtacaatattatgaacttgtcaactatatacgtttttattgttttatttctgttcaagttatgaaaattatgttaGAACATTCTAGTCATTTTCTTTAtcagtaatatatatacaatcaaATGTTTAGCATGCCTTACGCTActataatctaaatttttaattcgttgcatataatacagtatatacaAATACTCGATACCTACATGTTGATATATCacaagtaattaatatatttagatcctttaatatttatccatatacttatattgttttgatttcgAATAATAACTCTAAATTAATCTCCACTACAAggtcgtttttaaaaataacaaaaaatacgaaaatgaataatatacctGAAAGgccaaaacataatataatgttttttccaTTAAGTTAAGTGCTACCaagcatttattaaaaaaaatttaaatgtatccaaagtaaaaacaatttaaaaaaataagtaatattatgtcaaatgtattattaaaatatatagatcacattattatagagttggaaatcgtttttaaaaatcttctcACCTTGGAGCGTAAATGGAATACAACACAATACTATTTTAGGTaggtttatacttttttttttatttcactagcTAGCCAGcgataaaaactataacataagttataaatgtataattaaaaagactaaaaatatattagttgattttaagataatcaaaaacatacacacacacaccaatatatatatatatatatattatagaaataaatctaCTGTGTCACAGATAATCTGAGTGCGTGGTTAACTCTATACCAAATTTCGCTAGTGGATTGTTTCCACGTCTATGAATCCACGAGTAATGACGACAGCTATTTCCGGTCTTATCGGCGCGCTTGTCCAGATTGAGTGCACCGCTGCCGTCTGTATCCGGTTTGGGTCCGTCAGAAGTGTTTTGTAGCTTGGACGATGTACTGCAGGGTTAACGTTGAATCAGGTATACTATTGGCATTCACAACCTCATAGTGAGttagtaaacatttattttatccttTTTCGAGAGTCGAGATCAACAGAATATATAGCCTAATATCGTCTAGAAAATTCAGAAGAGTGTTGCTGTAAAAACACTCATATGATGTCTccccattatatttttacaaattgttcgttcttttaacaattttgctaccagttgaaatttaataaaaatagataaattattcgtGACAGAAATAATAcagaagtttaaaaatgttatttaactgttaaagtcattgttttatataaatccgTAAGTGCAAATAAGTGTGCACCACGcttatttaaagaatatattataaaaataatacattaattcaattattatttttttaccaaaaatatttggatgttttatataaatactgaatgagtaacttcattaaaaatatatagtataatagtgtaGTCTATTATGTCTGTCGTATTAAAAAGTGATTTGTTTGATAGGAAcactatttacatttttatcctttaatattgtttgaaaaattattaaccataGTTATGTACTTTCGATAACATTATTCAATCAGACATTAGtcatcaaaaaatgtttaatcataaaatattttccaatgaCTTCATATTTTCGACCCCCccccaaattttaaatagctatTCACAATCcaatcatttttcatatttttgcaaaagtaattttctccagaaacgaaattaaaaatttgattgtctatacaaaaatcaaaagtttgTAGTTATTTGACTCACAAATACAAGAGTAAAAATAatggattattttataaataataatatattattgttatgcacatagcttttttattttccatttcatCGAAATAATTTTCTAGAATAATTGGtgcattagaaatattatgttattttcaattatatagatttattttatgtttttttcgctaatattatatcaattaagcAATATGgagtctaaaaataaataattagtaattgtattttttaatataaattttgtatatccGTATGATTCAGTGTAATAGtaccaataaataacatattcgTTAGGGTTATGGAATAggttttacacaatatatctATTGGGTTCTATGACATactggtaattattttatatatttttatttgatctaGAAATATACCaggttttgaataaaaacactaTGAAACTTGTAAACTACACATTAAATTGTACCTGTCTGTAACactaaatacaatatcataaacagtacaattatatttaatatgatgtttttaaaggtaaagctattaaaatatttaatgtgtacaaaataattggaataatttaataaattgattagtatataaattattagtccctaaaaatttgaataaaacaacaaatcttattatttttttttttattatcattgttgatGTAATTAAGCctgttatacgtatattataataatatggtaatataatatttacatatttacaggTTACAGGCGATGTACATTTACTGCTAATATTAATCACATTCATCGACGGTTGACtttgatgaatatattattcctcgcatacataaataattatctaagaGAAAACAAAAGAAGTGGCCTCAATAACTACTgcgaataaattaatttatttgaacaaaTTTGAAAGGTGAATATTTTCTTGCAACttctaatatcataaaatagaattatttttacaatttttttttttttaaaacagcaattacaataattatatacatacttagaaaatagctttaaataaactatttaaaaaaaaaaataataataaatactaacattACTTACATAAACAAAGGCACtactaaatatacttaattttaagtaatatattataataattattatgcagcTACCTAAAAAAcgttataaatacacatttatttatattaaaatatttattattactcatgAATTTTGATAAGAATGGTATTAATtatcaagtattttttaaacatatggtatatttatataacaatattaattttgattaattgatacatcaaaattgaaaagttaattctaaaatggttttcatattttttgtgtaatttaaagaaatgaaataatgatattgttaGTATGACAATGGAAAGTTGCTGTGTATTGTtgtgaacaattttaatattattttttaaaaatgtatcaaagcTGaaagctttaattttttttaggttttctCGTTTGTGCTTTTACTgttatagtgtttatattatatatatacagacatCGCTTATACACGGGGTAACAATGtaacgtttataaaattaaattataaaaataattattatacaaatttgttacagaaatgtattataaaaatataatgtatacattatcattttaaaatattttgcgtCGTCACAATACTGCACAACAGAAATTATCGAAATTAACGCATTATTGAAGCGTTGGTTTTTGGCAACTAAATAcgcgtgtaatattattaaaatatccttTCAGGTATGCATTGCTGTCAAAAACATGTgcgtttaaaatgatatatctGAATGGTTAAAGTCACAATTTCAATTCAAAAGATGCGTTGGTGGTCTTTTGTTAAAGGTCCTTTTAGAAAATCAAATCGAATACAACCACAGTGATAAATGTACACATACACAGTATACAtgcgtatgtatgtatatatttttattgctcaTTGAATTGAAGACTTGTACGACGATATCTCGTGACGTATTCACTATAGGCGTCTTGTCTGTACATATATACCTTCTTTACAAAGTCACACGAAGCCCATTTTGAAAGTTGCAAACTGATAATATCTTGCCAAAACAGTTTCGGTctggtttttgttttattctcCCCTATTTTGGCAGTCGTCAGCCCCGATCAATATTTATCGAGTTCCCAGACCACCATGCCAGAGGAACtacaattaggtatataaataataatatgtaagtatatataaattcatgaaaatattCTAATCGTCGACGTGTTATTGAGTTCTTTCGACCGTACACATAATCACATTTCCTAGTATCATTCACG
The DNA window shown above is from Aphis gossypii isolate Hap1 chromosome 2, ASM2018417v2, whole genome shotgun sequence and carries:
- the LOC114124708 gene encoding uncharacterized protein LOC114124708; translation: MDSAGSARHLLAVATVIAAIALCRAAAVGGGTGPSPGNTAASAPSSILTKLPQSPLPKFPVIYTYGKPRSPRPPTTKHPTLLGGKQPQRPSQQPQKRPPPKPTTDERPEGRVPPYQSSPATNASATTSPKPKLETTTHDRSIITAPLKSCPEGMRMSPDRTCRPAFTDPEGDQTD